The following proteins are encoded in a genomic region of Pyrus communis chromosome 11, drPyrComm1.1, whole genome shotgun sequence:
- the LOC137749522 gene encoding transcription factor MYB35-like — MGRPPCCDKSNVKRGLWTAAEDAKILAYVSKHGVGNWTLVPKKAGPLSKMGIDPVTHKPYTQILSDYGNISGLPTAAGNQFSYFFKLSNRAFAPEPEPSSGITGIPYTRVMMNPNVNGQGSEHNSCDSTLSLGFLAHRFQESVQIEQPHFLNEITSSCSSSSSPRATDHQLISQPTYACRESQEAQVTPSSSSFNWSEFLLQDPFASADPLKQEQDLHNVVMSSLENPKLGVQGNSDAIEGCDFEGQRNNGLLEQQASSSSMSSFVETILDQDSEMQAAFPQLLDASFDY, encoded by the exons atggGAAGGCCGCCTTGCTGCGATAAATCGAATGTGAAACGAGGACTCTGGACTGCCGCGGAAGATGCAAAAATTCTTGCATATGTATCGAAACATGGTGTCGGAAATTGGACATTGGTTCCTAAAAAAGCAGGTCCA CTTTCCAAAATGGGAATCGACCCTGTCACCCACAAACCCTACACCCAGATCCTCTCCGACTACGGAAACATCAGCGGCCTCCCAACCGCTGCCGGAAATCAATTCTCGTACTTCTTTAAGCTCTCGAATAGGGCATTCGCACCCGAACCAGAGCCTTCTTCCGGCATCACAGGAATCCCATATACCCGTGTGATGATGAACCCTAATGTTAATGGACAGGGATCAGAGCACAATTCCTGTGATAGCACACTTTCACTTGGCTTTTTGGCTCATCGGTTTCAAGAGAGTGTGCAAATTGAGCAGCCACACTTTTTAAATGAAATAACCTCCTCTTGCTCCTCATCATCCTCTCCTCGTGCCACAGATCACCAATTAATTTCTCAACCAACTTACGCGTGCCGGGAATCACAGGAGGCTCAGGTTACGccgtcttcttcttcgtttAACTGGAGTGAGTTTCTTCTGCAAGATCCTTTTGCATCAGCTGATCCTTTGAAGCAAGAACAAGATTTGCATAACGTGGTGATGTCATCTTTAGAAAACCCTAAACTTGGAGTGCAAGGCAACTCTGATGCAATTGAGGGATGTGATTTTGAAGGTCAGAGGAACAATGGCTTGCTTGAACAGCAAGCTTCTTCGTCTTCCATGAGCTCGTTTGTGGAGACTATCTTGGATCAAGACAGTGAGATGCAGGCAGCTTTTCCTCAACTTTTGGATGCTTCTTTCGATTATTAA
- the LOC137708497 gene encoding uncharacterized protein, translated as MGACVSRPKGCCFGFSKKKKKNGGGRRQRRVIRRRVSSSSDRSVPTLQGSMDGAFFDANSAIESERDDDFYSVYDDVMSLNESESALSVLSPRGLSRQAQKPPPLHSTSAVSAEESMDENGGGDRMQGLDHCGILQNSCLPCRPSNSLSGDKRITTATPSLRRKVLSFKWREGHSAAAAAAVAVDHTPTLLSPRSLATRPLAGSTIPYCPIEKRMPDCWSPLEPNTFKVRGKNYLRDKKKEIAPNCAAFYPFAADIFVSQKKIDHIARFVKLPVVSTTGDVPSILVVNVQIPLYPANFFIGDGDGEGMNLVMYYKISETYSKELPPHFRESITRLINDEVERVRGFPVDTIAPFRERLKILGRVANLEDLHLSTAEKKLMNAYNEKPVLSRPQHEFYLGENYFEIDLDMHRFSYISRKGIEAFHERMKLTILDFGLTIQGNKAEDLPEHLLCCIRLNEVDYNNKSLPGVLNQKFL; from the exons ATGGGAGCTTGTGTTTCGAGGCCGAAGGGCTGCTGTTTCGGATTctcgaagaagaaaaagaagaatggAGGCGGCCGCCGCCAGAGACGAGTCATTCGCCGGCGCGTTTCGTCGTCCTCCGATCGCTCCGTTCCTACACTCCAAG GAAGTATGGATGGGGCgttttttgatgcaaattcggcGATCGAGTCAGAGCGAGATGACGATTTTTACAGTGTTTATGATG ATGTGATGTCATTAAACGAGTCGGAAAGTGCGTTGAGTGTTTTGTCACCGAGAGGTCTTTCTCGGCAGGCACAGAAACCGCCGCCATTGCATTCCACCTCCGCTGTGTCTGCGGAGGAGAGCATGGACGAAAATGGCGGAGGGGACAGAATGCAGGGACTGGATCACTGTGGGATTCTTCAAAATTCTTGCTTGCCTTGTCGTCCTTCCAATAGCCTGTCGGGCGACAAAAGAATAACCACGGCGACGCCAAGTTTGAGGAGGAAAGTCCTTTCGTTTAAATGGAGGGAAGGGCATTCTGCTGCAGCTGCAGCTGCAGTTGCAGTTGATCACACCCCCACATTAC TTTCACCGAGATCGCTTGCGACAAGACCACTAGCCGGTTCTACAATTCCGTACTGTCCCATTGAGAAGAGAATGCCAGATTGTTGGTCACCTCTCGAGCCAAACACTTTCAAAGTCCGGGGTAAAAATTATCTTAG ggataagaagaaagaaattgcTCCGAATTGCGCTGCATTTTATCCTTTTGCCGCTGATATTTTCGTATCTCAGAAAAAGATTGATCACATTGCTCGATTTGTGAAACTTCCGGTTGTGAGTACCACCGGAGATGTCCCTTCTATTCTTGTTGTAAATGTTCAG ATACCACTTTATCCAGCCAATTTTTTCATAGGCGATGGTGATGGAGAAGGAATGAACTTGGTTATGTATTATAAGATTTCTGAAACTTATTCGAAGGAGCTTCCTCCTCATTTCCGTGAAAGTATCACT AGGTTAATCAATGATGAAGTGGAGAGAGTTAGAGGATTCCCTGTCGATACAATTGCACCCTTCAgggaaagattgaaaattttgggCCGAGTGGCAAATTTGGAGGATCTTCATTTAAGCACAGCCGAGAAGAAGCTAATGAATGCTTACAATGAAAAACCTGTTCTTTCACGACCTCAGCATGAATTTTACTTG GGAGAAAACTACTTCGAGATCGATTTGGATATGCATAGATTCAGCTACATCTCGAGAAAAGGTATTGAAGCATTTCATGAAAGAATGAAGCTGACGATATTGGATTTTGGTCTCACAATTCAG GGGAACAAAGCAGAAGACTTGCCGGAGCATTTGTTATGCTGCATACGGTTGAACGAAGTTGACTACAATAATAAATCATTACCGGGGGTTCTGAATCAAAAGTTTCTGTAA
- the LOC137709270 gene encoding uncharacterized protein: protein MNVTATEFGSPSTTPLINFCNNRRQSPVVVLASKSEKESWSEAKGVLMEQYGFNPDEALSPEPSPNVPLSLPFLESKVAANVGAWRKGSENEVAISKGYGCAPDDGGRERCSLLQAAGGCPASLRPGRWLDLYSGTGSVGIEALSRGCSEVHFVEMDPWVVSDVLRPDLEWTGFLDVSLIHTVRVEKFMERAQKLAGKEPFDYISVTPPCMEVDYAVLMDQISSSDLVGEDTFIVVEYPLRTDMLDSWGCLVKITDRWFGRTHLAIYGPKWAQKKKKEKSLRGAAVEV, encoded by the exons ATGAATGTAACAGCTACGGAATTTGGCTCGCCCTCTACCACTCCTCTCATCAATTTCTGCAACAATCGACGACAATCGCCCGTCGTCGTCCTCGCTTCCA AATCGGAGAAGGAATCGTGGAGCGAGGCCAAGGGAGTGTTGATGGAGCAGTACGGTTTCAACCCCGACGAGGCCTTATCTCCTGAGCCCTCTCCAAACGTACCTCTCTCTCTTCC ATTTCTCGAGTCTAAGGTTGCAGCCAATGTAGGTGCTTGGAGGAAAGGCTCGGAGAATGAAGTTGCCATCTCCAAAGGGTATGGATGTGCGCCCGATGATGGAGGTCGTGAAAGGTGCAGCCTCCTGCAG GCTGCTGGGGGTTGTCCTGCATCTTTAAGGCCTGGCCGTTGGTTAGACTTGTACAGTGGTACTGGATCGGTTGGAATTGAAGCTCTTAGTCGAGGATGCTCTGAG GTACATTTTGTTGAGATGGATCCATGGGTCGTTTCAGATGTTTTACGTCCAGATTTGGAATGGACTGGGTTTCTTGATGTGTCACTTATACATACTGTTCGTGTTGAAAAATTCATGGAACGTGCACAGAAACTTGCAG GTAAAGAACCATTTGATTACATTAGTGTTACCCCTCCATGTATGGAAGTTGACTATGCAGTACTGATGGATCAAATATCAAGTTCGGACCTAGTTGGAGAAGATACCTTTATA GTAGTTGAGTACCCACTAAGGACTGACATGCTGGATTCATGGGGATGCCTTGTGAAG ATAACTGATCGATGGTTTGGCAGGACACACTTGGCTATTTATGGACCCAAGTGggcccagaagaagaagaaagaaaagtcaCTTCGAGGAGCAGCAGTAGAAGTTTGA
- the LOC137707848 gene encoding inactive LRR receptor-like serine/threonine-protein kinase BIR2: MDSRIARIWIPVLLWGCVSTHFGSYAAVVEDDVRCLQGLKQSLNDPLGNLASWDFRNHTVGFICDFVGVTCWNDRENRIFSLELRDMEITGEVPRDMEYCASLTKLDLGGNEISGPIPPNICDWLPFLVTLDLSGNDFSGAIPPDLQHCEYLNILILSDNKLSGPIPYEFSSLGRLKTFSVANNKLKGSIPSFFDGFDKADFAGNSGLCGGPLGSKCGGLSKKSVTIIIAAGIFGAAASLLAFLGLWWWYHLRLSKRRRTGGYGVGREDWAERLRAHKLTQVSLFQKPLVKVKLADLMAATNNFSPENVIISTRTGTTYKALLPDGSALAIKRLRACKLGEKQFRLEMNRLGQLRHPNLAPLLGFCIVEEEKLLVYKYLSSGTLHSLLHLSGEGLDWSTRFRIGLGAARGLAWLHHGCQPPIMHQNICSNVILLDEDFDARIMDFGLATLTASDSKESSFVNGDLGELGYVAPEYPSTLVASLKGDVYGLGIVLLELATGQKPLEVSTADDGFKGSVVDWVNRLSSSGRTKDAIDKALIGKGHDEEILQFLKIASSCVISRPKDRWSMYQVYHALKSMSKEHSFSEHDDEFPLLFRNPDKE; this comes from the coding sequence ATGGATTCCCGCATCGCCAGGATTTGGATTCCGGTACTGTTATGGGGCTGTGTGAGCACCCATTTCGGCTCTTACGCCGCCGTGGTCGAAGACGACGTGAGGTGCCTTCAGGGGCTGAAGCAGTCGCTGAATGACCCGCTCGGAAACCTGGCGTCTTGGGATTTCAGGAACCACACCGTCGGATTCATCTGCGATTTCGTCGGCGTCACCTGCTGGAACGATCGGGAGAATCGGATATTTAGTCTGGAGCTCCGAGACATGGAGATCACCGGCGAGGTCCCGAGGGATATGGAGTACTGCGCCAGCCTCACGAAGCTGGATCTCGGCGGGAACGAGATTTCCGGGCCGATTCCCCCGAATATATGCGATTGGTTGCCGTTTTTGGTGACCCTCGATTTGTCCGGGAACGACTTCTCCGGCGCGATCCCGCCGGACCTGCAGCACTGTGAGTATCTGAACATTCTGATCCTTTCGGATAACAAGCTTTCGGGTCCGATTCCCTATGAATTTTCTAGCTTGGGTAGGCTTAAGACGTTTTCAGTGGCGAATAATAAGTTGAAGGGGTCTATCCCTTCGTTTTTCGACGGGTTTGATAAGGCGGATTTTGCCGGGAACAGCGGGCTTTGCGGCGGGCCTCTCGGGTCGAAGTGTGGTGGTCTGAGCAAGAAGAGTGTTACTATTATAATTGCTGCCGGAATTTTTGGCGCGGCGGCGTCTTTGCTGGCTTTTTTGGGGCTGTGGTGGTGGTACCATTTGAGGCTGAGTAAGCGGCGGAGGACGGGAGGTTATGGTGTTGGGAGGGAGGATTGGGCTGAGAGGTTGAGGGCTCATAAGCTTACTCAGGTTTCCTTGTTTCAGAAGCCACTTGTGAAGGTTAAGTTGGCGGATTTGATGGCGGCTACCAATAATTTTAGCCCGGAAAATGTGATCATTTCGACCAGGACAGGGACAACTTACAAGGCTCTGCTGCCTGATGGGTCGGCGCTGGCCATTAAGCGGCTTAGGGCTTGTAAGCTTGGTGAGAAGCAGTTTCGATTGGAGATGAACCGGTTAGGACAACTTAGACATCCGAATTTGGCCCCACTTTTGGGGTTCTGCATtgtggaggaggagaagcttttGGTGTACAAGTACTTGTCGAGTGGGACTTTGCATTCGTTGTTGCACTTAAGTGGTGAGGGATTGGATTGGTCGACTAGGTTTAGGATCGGTTTGGGTGCTGCCAGGGGACTTGCTTGGCTTCACCACGGTTGCCAACCTCCGATTATGCATCAGAACATATGCTCCAATGTGATCCTCCTCGACGAGGATTTTGATGCTAGGATAATGGATTTTGGATTGGCAACGCTCACAGCTTCTGATTCTAAGGAGAGCAGTTTCGTTAACGGTGACTTGGGAGAACTTGGTTATGTAGCTCCAGAGTATCCGAGTACTCTGGTTGCTTCACTGAAAGGGGACGTTTATGGACTTGGAATTGTGCTTCTGGAGCTGGCAACCGGGCAAAAGCCTCTCGAAGTCAGCACTGCTGATGACGGTTTCAAGGGTAGTGTAGTGGATTGGGTGAATCGTCTCTCTAGTTCTGGTCGAACCAAGGATGCCATCGATAAAGCTCTCATCGGAAAAGGGCATGACGAGGAAATTTTGCAGTTTCTGAAGATTGCTAGTAGTTGTGTGATTTCTCGGCCTAAGGACAGGTGGTCTATGTACCAGGTTTACCATGCATTGAAGAGTATGAGCAAAGAACACAGTTTCAGTGAACACGACGACGAGTTTCCATTGCTTTTTCGCAATCCAGATAAGGAATAA
- the LOC137708726 gene encoding uncharacterized protein: MDDEAQKMVALKKAYAEIILNTAKEAAARVMASERKALRYQHDLQFTKGEALRVLCRLKQMLDSKTSDAEITCLSQQRKIEELEAQLQEAEDIITDLRSELKQVWSELERLNNNQVKPLDEQITREDTSFSDNPTPETIILSPSGSGHETVPTSGPMNIEVNRGIEHKFFNEMKRSEQLSVPELDKFYAPDSDLASIIMRHKEPELLRNGCTQRIRAFERSLIDEKVLPSGYVDNHNSPRKNELVIKEIDEEERCNSPSFSDNSMEVVNGLSVGKTKSHAKVLTLRRRKSRFGKSKTSRRCHPSELVKSHQPNFVQSHCRIYSVNGNDEEACILSSIKTENVAMTRTSSGLEESLQHSSCYFMDRVKNIPKGKRKRKRKMKSKDGITTSLTSTDQPSSVLSRCRSFDYLHHGGVKSWEDQPNTTENEAKMKPLLRLDPGLTLIGSHVDPLSGSASVNVSMKGINRSGAVQDAADKDMELIDVPVLMTESDAMENSEAPSSELGSADVSLMNSELKTVKVSLMNSELIHVNASLMKSELKDASASLISSELKDARASEQSNGSPSLVDNSRLLKYTFQRKRKNSSRNPGETAAFEENTAKRRTEEKECVAQQPQTTDELSRDSRRLVQVARQLISLSGKRWD, encoded by the exons ATGGACGACGAGGCGCAG aaaatggtgGCTCTGAAGAAGGCGTACGCGGAGATAATTCTGAACACGGCGAAAGAGGCGGCGGCGAGAGTAATGGCGTCGGAGCGCAAGGCTCTTCGGTACCAGCACGATCTGCAATTTACGAAAGGTGAAGCGCTTCGCGTGCTTTGCCGCTTAAAGCAAATGCTCGATTCCAAG ACTAGTGACGCGGAGATAACATGTTTGAGCCAACAACGAAAGATTGAAGAGCTTGAAGCGCAGCTCCAAGAGGCGGAGGATATCATAACTGATCTGAGATCAGAATTGAAACAAGTATGGAGTGAATTGGAGAGGCTAAATAACAACCAAGTGAAGCCTTTGGACGAACAAATCACGAGGGAAGATACATCATTTTCTGACAATCCGACACCTGAGACCATCATACTATCTCCTTCAGGTTCAGGACATGAAACTGTTCCAACTTCAGGCCCAATGAACATCGAAGTAAATAGAGGTATTGAGCATAAGTTCTTTAATGAAATGAAACGAAGTGAGCAGTTAAGTGTTCCTGAATTGGATAAATTTTATGCCCCTGACTCTGACCTTGCCTCAATAATCATGAGACATAAGGAGCCAGAGCTGCTCAGGAATGGGTGTACACAGAGAATCCGTGCATTTGAAAGAAGCTTAATTGATGAGAAAGTGCTGCCTTCTGGATACGTAGACAATCACAATTCCCCCAGGAAGAATGAGTTGGTcatcaaagaaattgacgaggAAGAAAGGTGTAATTCACCCTCTTTTAGCGACAACAGCATGGAAGTAGTTAACGGCTTATCTGTGGGAAAAACCAAAAGTCATGCTAAAGTACTCACATTACGCAGAAGAAAGTCTCGATTTGGGAAATCCAAAACTTCACGCCGATGTCATCCTAGTGAGCTCGTGAAATCTCACCAACCAAATTTTGTTCAATCTCATTGCAGAATATATTCTGTGaatggaaatgatgaagaagcTTGCATCCTGTCCTCTATCAAGACTGAGAATGTAGCCATGACAAGAACTTCCAGTGGGTTGGAAGAAAGTTTGCAGCATAGTAGCTGCTATTTCATGGACAGAGTTAAGAATATTCcgaaaggaaaaaggaaaaggaaaaggaaaatgaaaagtAAGGATGGCATTACAACCTCACTCACGAGTACTGATCAACCGTCTTCTGTTCTTTCCCGCTGCAGGTCTTTCGATTATTTACATCATGGTGGTGTGAAATCTTGGGAAGATCAACCAAACACAACTGAAAATGAGGCTAAGATGAAGCCATTGCTTCGTCTGGATCCTGGGTTGACATTAATTGGAAGTCATGTGGATCCTTTATCAGGGTCAGCTAGTGTCAATGTGAGCATGAAGGGGATCAATAGATCTGGAGCTGTCCAAGATGCAGCAGACAAGGACATGGAGTTGATAGATGTGCCTGTGTTGATGACGGAAAGTGATGCTATGGAGAATTCAGAGGCTCCGAGTTCTGAACTTGGTTCTGCTGATGTATCACTAATGAACTCTGAGTTAAAAACTGTCAAAGTATCATTGATGAATTCTGAATTAATACATGTGAATGCATCATTGATGAAATCTGAATTAAAAGATGCAAGTGCATCATTGATAAGCTCTGAATTAAAAGACGCGAGAGCATCAGAACAATCAAATGGATCTCCTAGTCTTGTGGACAACAGCAGACTTCTCAAGTACACTTTCCAGAGGAAGCGCAAGAATTCCTCAAGAAACCCTGGTGAAACTGCTGCTTTTGAAGAGAACACTGCTAAGAGGAGGACGGAAGAGAAAGAATGTGTTGCACAACAGCCACAAACGACTGATGAATTATCTAGGGACAGCCGGCGACTAGTTCAGGTTGCTCGACAG CTCATATCGTTGTCTGGGAAGAGATGGGATTAA
- the LOC137749442 gene encoding uncharacterized protein, producing MEKWRESGRVNTVLFTAGAAVAMACLKRVILMVFLMEQWRASVFLLLNLVLLAIVFTSISSGTSNVDRNRDCENDNGEGIKSNGGGKKRREYRCQSAPQVVEEVKECEDEMCKSSARGGGESEQERDEDDTEEEEEEVRKLSEEDLNERVEAFIVMFRQHLVSDARN from the coding sequence ATGGAGAAGTGGAGAGAGAGTGGGAGAGTAAACACAGTTTTGTTCACAGCAGGAGCAGCTGTGGCAATGGCATGTTTAAAACGTGTTATATTAATGGTGTTTCTCATGGAGCAATGGCGGGCGTCGGTTTTCCTTCTGCTCAACCTCGTCCTCCTAGCCATTGTCTTCACCTCCATTTCGTCCGGGACCTCAAATGTTGATCGGAATCGAGATTGCGAAAACGACAATGGCGAAGGGATCAAAAGCAACGGAGGAggaaagaagagaagagaataTCGGTGCCAATCTGCTCCTCAAGTGGTTGAAGAAGTTAAGGAATGTGAGGATGAAATGTGCAAGAGCTCAGCGCGCGGCGGCGGTGAGAGCGAGCAAGAGCGGGATGAAGACGAtacggaggaggaggaggaggaggttcgGAAGCTGTCGGAGGAGGATTTGAATGAGAGAGTGGAAGCTTTCATCGTTATGTTCCGGCAGCATTTGGTTTCCGACGCAAGAAATTGA
- the LOC137709402 gene encoding type I inositol polyphosphate 5-phosphatase 8-like, producing MDGENHKSRRRRFTKWFKRKHKRADPYQLSQVSDGGKDESGDYLDDILFQSMEMDPRTSTGELRIFVGTWNVAGRSPVGSLAVDLDEWLNLKDDAADMYVLGFQEIVPLKARNVIGAEDPTEARNWNLLIGKALNKKLGCPWLTPIVNPISSENYHYMQVSEPEPEITREQSRTEHEKPESVSKYKLMASKKMVGVFITVWMKSELVKKYKISNVKVCSVACGIMGYLGNKGSVSVSMTIEGTRFCFVVAHLASGEKKGDEGRRNHQVTEIFKRTSFPRSPLDNDIPHPLTILGHDQIFWFGDLNYRLYLEDNSARQLIRKLDWRALQEFDQLRMEREYGGVFQGWMEGALEFAPTYKYSSSNCNRYSGGLPSRSGEKQRTPAWCDRIMWYGKGVTQLSYFRSESKFSDHRPVSALFSTQVDVLQSTNPRMVSMHTILPVIPTLKEIVQRDRDEEARSTLLSMILKDIEESPTGNAS from the exons ATGGACGGAGAGAATCATAAATCGAGGAGAAGAAGGTTTACAAAGTGGTTCAAGAGAAAGCATAAGAGAGCTGACCCCTATCAACTGAGTCAAGTTTCAG ATGGGGGTAAAGATGAAAGCGGAGATTACTTGGATGATATTCTCTTTCAGTCCATGGAGATGGATCCACGCACGTCAACTGGCGAGCTGAG aATATTTGTGGGAACTTGGAATGTCGCGGGAAGGTCTCCAGTAGGGAGCTTGGCAGTAGATTTGGATGAGTGGCTGAATCTTAAGGATGATGCGGCAGACATGTATGTTCTCGG ATTTCAGGAGATCGTACCTTTGAAGGCCCGAAATGTGATAGGAGCGGAAGACCCAACCGAAGCAAGAAACTGGAACCTGCTGATAGGAAAAGCTCTCAACAAAAAACTCGGTTGCCCTTGGTTGACGCCCATTGTGAATCCAATTTCAAGTGAGAACTACCACTACATGCAAGTTTCTGAACCCGAACCTGAAATCACGAGAGAGCAATCAAGAACCGAACATGAAAAGCCAGAGAGTGTGAGTAAGTACAAGCTGATGGCAAGCAAGAAGATGGTTGGAGTCTTCATTACCGTATGGATGAAAAGTGAATTggtcaaaaaatataaaatttcaaatgttaAAGTTTGTTCCGTGGCCTGCGGCATCATGGGTTATTTGGGAAACAAAGGCTCAGTTTCAGTTAGCATGACGATTGAAGGAACTAGATTTTGCTTCGTTGTAGCCCATCTAGCTTCTGGTGAGAAGAAAGGAGATGAAGGCAGAAGGAATCATCAAGTCACAGAGATTTTCAAGCGAACTTCTTTCCCTCGATCCCCTTTAGACAACGATATTCCTCATCCTCTCACCATCTTAGGACACGA TCAGATTTTTTGGTTCGGGGATCTAAACTATAGGCTATACTTGGAGGACAATTCAGCCAGGCAGCTGATAAGGAAACTAGACTGGAGAGCGTTGCAAGAGTTTGATCAGCTTCGTATGGAACGAGAATATGGTGGGGTATTTCAGGGTTGGATGGAGGGAGCTTTAGAATTTGCACCAACCTATAAGTATTCTTCATCAAACTGCAATCGCTATTCAGGTGGGCTTCCAAGCAGATCAGGAGAGAAGCAAAGGACTCCAGCATG GTGTGATAGAATTATGTGGTATGGAAAAGGAGTGACGCAGCTCTCTTATTTCCGTAGTGAAAGTAAGTTCTCTGACCATCGCCCTGTCTCTGCCCTATTCTCAACACAGGTAGACGTACTGCAATCTACTAATCCAAGAATGGTTTCAATGCATACCATTCTTCCCGTCATACCAACtcttaaagaaata GTACAGAGAGACCGTGACGAAGAGGCCAGGTCTACATTATTATCAATGATCTTAAAGGATATCGAAGAATCACCAACAGGAAATGCAAGTTGA
- the LOC137709271 gene encoding uncharacterized protein, with the protein MAGSDARKQLLNLIHDFASEKSHGGTVLTYTPFPVLHSLLCLVPEKMYMKERRVVSLRKRIGELGSELEVANAELEEAKRAKEYTEQEIKGYEVELAMNEAAIQTLESRISHTQEEISAVGSEVEALKNKQAASRDEFISEMIEINIKIRRFQESIAGHVHEEEYSGSAEEEDPKLGKEEVTEGDLRELEDMLAGVVSQTTKAEEEYEAEQNTQKQVQQALSACERKVFLMEETFKATKEVRDLTRYPLQEYIGY; encoded by the exons ATGGCGGGAAGCGACGCTCGGAAGCAGCTCCTAAACTTAATTCACGATTTCGCATCCGAAAAGTCGCACGGAGGTACAGTTCTTACCTACACACCTTTTCCCGTTCTGCATTCGCTACTctgtttggttcccgagaaaatGTACATGAAag AGCGAAGAGTGGTAAGTCTGAGGAAGAGAATCGGCGAGCTCGGATCCGAGCTGGAAGTTGCAAATGCAGAGCTCGAAGAAGCGAAGCGCGCCAAGGAATACACCGAGCAAGAGATCAAAGGCTACGAAGTTGAATTGGCGATGAACGAAGCAGCAATTCAAACGCTGGAG TCGAGGATTTCTCATACACAAGAAGAGATTTCCGCTGTTGGATCTGAAGTCGAAGCTCTCAAG aacaaaCAAGCTGCTTCGCG AGACGAGTTTATAAGTGAAATGATTGAGATCAACATTAAGATAAG GAGGTTCCAAGAGTCAATTGCTGGCCATGTTCATGAGGAAGAGTACAGTGGAAGTGCAGAAG AAGAAGATCCCAAGCTAGGAAAGGAGGAGGTTACTGAAGGTGATTTAAGAGAACTTGAGGATATGCTTGCTGGTGTGGTGTCTCAGACAACCAAAGCGGAAGAAGAATACGAAGCCGAACAGAATACTCAAAAGCAG GTCCAGCAGGCGCTGAGTGCTTGCGAAAGGAAGGTGTTCTTAATGGAGGAGACGTTCAAGGCAACGAAAGAAGTGCGTGATTTGACAAGATATCCTTTACAAGAATACATTGGTTACTGA